The following are from one region of the Syngnathus typhle isolate RoL2023-S1 ecotype Sweden linkage group LG22, RoL_Styp_1.0, whole genome shotgun sequence genome:
- the vipas39 gene encoding spermatogenesis-defective protein 39 homolog, protein MKSRADEEDYWNTSKFKAFTFDDEDDELKESKEAVKSLPQLLDQDEPELMEKVNWSGEPVGSISWSVRETAAASVGATDGEAAFPARIHADAPSLTKVNSGYSLSSLFKGRRGTNVAMFPDASGDSSGRIVAPEILRPKREKQDLFGDWSPQEAISRMQQGKAVSLERFRCLQDKMRLLDLAVDVHDGNVITAVLIYLKKSLSKEVLFGELATRQTALRHFVNYLSESGEDALLMDVYRALGRTEDEALLQYKHHLSISDEKKRRDFLKSCRSLHFSAEDQVQVQDQVSLLERQMLIEAADKQAEQGGKVEIFQKFPRRASILHMPLITTLYYCCFYHYGQPEGSSSSPLNIRQSFKVSEKQFFVTALSARAKQKAWSDVDALFASRSWLGFTRKKSPLAYQKVVDILHRNSAPVQVLQEYVGLVDDTDVRMALAVKHKCHDLIINTYRDLKDRRMLLGYREKVEAGSAEQCKIDQLLNNSQIRWKN, encoded by the exons CTGAAAGAATCCAAAGAGGCGGTGAAGAGCCTCCCGCAGCTGCTGGACCAAGATGAGCCAGAACTCATGGAGAAGGTCAACTGGAGCGGCGAGCCCGTGGGAA GCATCTCGTGGTCTGTCCGAGAGACGGCGGCGGCATCCGTTGGCGCCACGGACGGCGAGGCGGCCTTCCCCGCCCGGATCCACGCGGACGCTCCTAGCCTGACCAAGGTCAACTCGGGTTACTCGCTCAGCTCGCTCTTTAAAG gaagaagaggaacaaACGTCGCGATGTTCCCTGATG caTCAGGCGACTCATCGGGCAGAATCGTGGCTCCGGAAATCTTAAGACCCAAACGCGAAAAGCAG GATCTATTTGGTGACTGGTCGCCTCAAGAGGCCATCAGCAGGATGCAGCAAGGGAAG GCGGTGTCGCTGGAGCGCTTCCGTTGCCTGCAGGACAAAATGCGGCTGCTGGATTTGGCGGTGGACGTTCACGACGGGAACGTCATCACGGCG GTTTTAATTTATCTGAAGAAAAGTTTGAGCAAAG AGGTTTTGTTTGGCGAGCTGGCGACCCGTCAGACGGCGCTGAGACATTTTGTCAACTACTTAAGCGAAAGCGGAGAGGATGCCCTGCTCATGGACGTCTACAG AGCTCTCGGACGCACGGAGGATGAAGCG CTGCTCCAGTACAAACATCACCTGAGCATCTCGGATGAAAAGAAGAGGCGGGACTTCCTCAAGAGCTGCCGCAG TTTGCACTTTTCTGCTGAAGACCAAGTCCAGGTCCAGGACCAGGTGTCTCTGCTGGAGCGGCAGATGCTTATTGAG GCTGCGGATAAGCAGGCCGAGCAAGGAGGGAAGGTGGAGATCTTCCAGAAATTTCCTCGGAGAGCCTCCATCCTCCACATGCCACTCATCACCACCTTGTACTACTGCTGCTTCTACCACTACGGCCAACCCGAG GGGAGCTCCAGCAGCCCGCTCAACATCCGCCAAAGCTTCAAG GTATCGGAGAAGCAGTTCTTTGTCACGGCGTTAAGCGCTCGGGCCAAGCAGAAGGCGTGGAGCGACGTGGACGCGCTCTTCGCCAGTCGCAGCTGGCTGGGCTTCACCCGGAAGAAATCGCCGCTCGCCTACCAAAAGGTGGTCGACATCCTGCACAGAAACTCCGCCCCCGTGCAG GTGCTGCAGGAGTACGTGGGCCTGGTGGACGACACCGACGTCAGGATGGCCCTGGCAGTCAAACACAAGTGTCACGACCTCATCATCAAC ACGTACCGAGACTTAAAAGACCGACGCATGTTGCTTGGATACCGGGAGAAGGTGGAGGCGGGCTCGGCGGAACAGTGCAAGATCGACCAGCTGCTCAATAATTCG CAAATCCGGTGGAAGAATTGA